GTATTCGCGCAAGAACCAGGGGATAAGAAAACATATATATACTCGGGAACGATTGGTAAAATCATGCCCTCCGCACTCGTATACGGAATGGAAACACATGTCGGAGAGCCGTTATCGGGCGTCACCGCGAACTACTTCGCTTCGTTTCTGACAAAAGAAATGGAATTCACCGATCAATTTCGTGAAGCGTTTGAAGAAGAGCAAACGCCAATTCCAGTTTCGCTCATGCAAAAAGATTTGAAAATGGAATACTCTGTTCAGACCCCGTATCGAGCAGCGCTAATGTGGAACGTCTTCACGTTCAAGCAAAATGCGGGAGATATTATGCAGACATTTGAAAAAGTAGCTAATGTTGCAGCGAAAGAAGCTAACGAGCATTATACGAGAATTTGCGCAAGAGAAAACGTGGCACCAGTAGGGAAGCTCGAAGTGATACGATATGAAAAACTTGTCGAGTATGCGAAAGATAAATTTGGAGAAGCGGCAGTCACACGAATGGTCGAGGACGTCTGCCGTTACGCTGAAGGTGACGACCGGGATAAATCCTTTAAAATCGTCGACAAACTCATGATTGAATGCCAAGAACTAGCACCAGCGTATGTCATCTTCTATGCACCGCCGTATTATCCAGCAGTCAACTCATCCGATGAAGCGGTCATTCAAGATGCAACAGCCTTCATTCAACAAGAAGCGAAGGAGGCTTTCGATTTAACTGTCAATCGCATCCATTACTTCAACGGCATATGTGACTTAAGCTATGTCAATTACGCCGACACACGCGGTGGGTGGGAACACTTCGAAAACAACACACCCGTGTGGAACTTAAGCTACACCATCCCGTTCAAAGAAATGGCACAACTCCAAGCACCAGTCTTTAACGTCGGTCCGTTTGGAAAAGATCCACATAAACGAACAGAACGATTACACATCAACAGCGCATTTGTCGAAACACCGTACTTGTTGGAAAAATTAATCAGAAACTGGTGTTAAAAGTAACCCGCAACGAAACCGTTGCGGGTTTTCTATCGTGGAGAAAAATAAATCACCGTAAATCGAAATCAACAACCGAATCCGAGAAACAATAACCTAATCTGACAAACACCAACCCAATACGAATATAGACCTCTAGTACCCAATGTCTCTTCCAGCGGTACCTCTCACTTTCCTCCTATTTCCATTTCCTCATGAAATCTACCAAATTTTCTGATAACCTAGAACCAAATTGCTAGGGGAGTGATCCAAGTGAAAAAACTTTTATTATCCATCTTATTTCTCATCTTACTTGTACCAACACAAGCATTAGCTGCTGGATTTTCGGATGTCCCAACGAATCACTGGGCATACGCTTCCATCGATAAACTAACAAAACAGAATATCTTGAATGGCTACACAAACGGTACCTTTCTACCTTCTAAGCCAGTTACGCGTGCAGAAGCGGCACTAATAATCGCTAGGGCGACTGTAAATAATAAACCAACATCTTTCCAAGCGAAATTCACAGATGTTCCTAAGAACCATCCTGCATACAACGCGATTCAATCGTTGACGGAATTAGGTGTTTTTTCAAATTCGGTAAAGTTCAATCCAGATAAAATCTTGTGGAGAAGTGAAATGTCGAAAATAATCGTGGAAGCTTATGACATTATTGTAGATGACAATAATGAAGTGTTCTTCCCGGATATGTCACCGAGAACGTGGTATTTCCCATATGCCACCACAATTGCAGAAGTCAAGATTTCAGAGGGACTTACTCCTTTAAAATTTGGACCAGGGTATGCGACAACTCGTGCACAATTAGCCACATTTATTGATCGTGCAATGACATTTAAACAAAAACGTGACGCTGGAATTATTACGTATGATAAAACGAAAAAGCAGTACCTAGATTCAACAATTTCTACAACAGACGACTTTGCACTGGAAACAATTCATCTTGTCAATATTGAACGTGCAAAAGAAGGGTTAAATCCGTTAAAAGAAGATGGATCACTTTCAAAAATCGCTTTTATAAAAGCAAAAGATATGGTGGAAAACGATTATTTCGACCACGTTTCACCAACATACGGTCAGCCGTGGGACATGGCTAAACACTTTAACTATAGTTATTCCTACTTTGGAGAAAATATTGCATTAGGGCAGCGCACTCCTGCAGAAGTCGTGAATGATTGGATGAATTCTTCCGGTCACCGAGCAAATATCTTAAATCCTAACTACACACAAATTGGCGCGTCCGCCTATAAAAATAGTCAAGGCAGAATTTATTGGGTGCATATGTTTGCGAAAAAATAGAGGAACTTTCACGCTTTCTTTTGGAATAAAACACTCCATTAGAAAGTGTGTTTTTCTTTATAGAACAATTCAGTATATACAGAAGGACTTTACTGATAAACTAAACGTATGAAAAATGGATTATTGTACTTTTATTACTTGGATTTTTTATCTCATCTAGTCAAACGTATACGGAACAATCACTTTTGTCCTTCATGATGGAGCATTTTCCTTCAAATACGTACGAAGAGAAGCCAGCAACAATATCGATAAACTACTAGGGAACTGAATTTTCCATGGCAACAAATGGATACTACGCATTTTTCGAATTCTTTATTCGTAAAGGTGCCCACTTTGTTTTTTTTCCTATTAGCAGTTGCTCTCTATGCATAGACGAAAAAGTATCGCTAGATTATCCTTTTTGCAGCGTGGGTGGCCACACTTGATGAAATTCACCAATATATAACTGGTGGCAGAACCCCAACCTGGCGCGATATTATCTAAAACTTATCAGGAAGTCTGGCAGCGATTTTCCTCCTCCATTTAGTCCAGTACTTCAGAAATCAAAACAATGAGAGTAGTAAAAAACACTAAAAAGATCTATTCTTCTAACAGTAGTCGAGCGATTTAGCTAGTAGAAACTGCATACCTAGATTGATCGGCTTTTTGAGTATGGAAACGAATACCTTTAAACAGTCTATCAAAAGACAACTTTTTCTCCATGTATAGAAGTCTAATTCAAAAGTCACTCGAAAATTGTTATATGAATGTAACCGTTTTCACATTTTTGTAAAGATTTCGTAATTAAACTTTTTTTATTCGAAATAGTTTGATAAAGTTAAAGTAATTGAGGTCAAAACCTCATACATAAGGAGGAAGGTTCATGTTGAAAAACAAAAAGTTTTTAGCAACATCTGTTACGGCAGCAGCAGTAGCAGCGGCATTCGCTCCAGCAGCATTTGCTGATGAAGCAAGCTTCTCAGATGTATCGGATCGCTATGCAGAAGCAGTTAATTTCTTAACAGGACAAGGAATTACTCAAGGAACTACAGCTACGACATTTGGTACTTCCTCGGATATTATTCGTGCGGATGCAGCTGTTCTTATTGCTCGTACGTTAGGTTTCGCAGAAGACGGAGAATATGCAGAATCAGGATTTACAGATGTACCTGCTCGTGCTAAATGGGCTGTAGATGCTTTGAAAGAATACGGTATTGTAAATGGCTACGATGAAGATACTTTCGGATCAAGCGACAAACTAACTCGAGCTCAAACAGCAATTATGCTTGCAAATGCAGCTGGCTTAGACGTGAACATGAACGTGACAAAAACAGCTTTTACAGATGTAAATGAAGCAAACGCACCATATGTTGATGCGTTAGTTAAAGCAGGTATTACGCAAGGGAAAACAGATACAAGTTTCGGTGCATACGCTAATGTAACACGCGGAGAAATGGCATTATTCATTAATCGTGCAAAAGAATTTTTCGGTTATATGGATTTAGCGGTTATGCATACAAATGACACACATTCATATTTAGAGCGTGCACCTTATTACGCGACTGCGATCAAAGATATTCGTGAGAGCTATGACAACAGCATTTTACTAGATGCAGGTGACGTATTCTCGGGTGATCTTTACTTCAAATTATTTGAAGGACAAGCAACATTAGATATGATGGAGCACCTTGGATATGATGCAATGACATTTGGTAACCATGAGTTTGATCTAGGTGGTTCAGAAGATGGCCATGCTGCGTTAGCGAACTTCGTATCAAATGCTTCATTCCCAATGGTTTCTGCTAACGTAGATTTCTCGGGAGATGACCTATTTGATGGTCTACAATCGAATACGTATGCATCAAACTATCAAGATGGACACATTTATAACGGTGTCGTATTGGATGTAAATGGTGAAGAAGTAGGGGTATTCGGTTTAACAACTGAAGAAACGCCAGACATTTCTAGCGTTGGATCTGTAGCTTTCTCTAATTACATTG
The Paenisporosarcina cavernae genome window above contains:
- a CDS encoding M20/M25/M40 family metallo-hydrolase — encoded protein: MTQLNWQTEQDLRALLCELVSWKSMSRTDGERDFPYKAHAKLQHIPYFQEHPEHLALVDADHHRKLLTALYKHENATKTIVLISHFDTVNTEEYGDLEALAFEPEMLTQALLERTEELPEDARRDLLSGDYLFGRGTMDMKMGLALHMQLIEKAAAEKWPINLVLLTVPDEEVSSVGMREAVPHLITLKEKHQLDYFLFLNGEPVFAQEPGDKKTYIYSGTIGKIMPSALVYGMETHVGEPLSGVTANYFASFLTKEMEFTDQFREAFEEEQTPIPVSLMQKDLKMEYSVQTPYRAALMWNVFTFKQNAGDIMQTFEKVANVAAKEANEHYTRICARENVAPVGKLEVIRYEKLVEYAKDKFGEAAVTRMVEDVCRYAEGDDRDKSFKIVDKLMIECQELAPAYVIFYAPPYYPAVNSSDEAVIQDATAFIQQEAKEAFDLTVNRIHYFNGICDLSYVNYADTRGGWEHFENNTPVWNLSYTIPFKEMAQLQAPVFNVGPFGKDPHKRTERLHINSAFVETPYLLEKLIRNWC
- a CDS encoding S-layer homology domain-containing protein; translation: MKKLLLSILFLILLVPTQALAAGFSDVPTNHWAYASIDKLTKQNILNGYTNGTFLPSKPVTRAEAALIIARATVNNKPTSFQAKFTDVPKNHPAYNAIQSLTELGVFSNSVKFNPDKILWRSEMSKIIVEAYDIIVDDNNEVFFPDMSPRTWYFPYATTIAEVKISEGLTPLKFGPGYATTRAQLATFIDRAMTFKQKRDAGIITYDKTKKQYLDSTISTTDDFALETIHLVNIERAKEGLNPLKEDGSLSKIAFIKAKDMVENDYFDHVSPTYGQPWDMAKHFNYSYSYFGENIALGQRTPAEVVNDWMNSSGHRANILNPNYTQIGASAYKNSQGRIYWVHMFAKK
- a CDS encoding VanZ family protein, which produces MLFAAWVATLDEIHQYITGGRTPTWRDII
- a CDS encoding 5'-nucleotidase C-terminal domain-containing protein, whose amino-acid sequence is MLKNKKFLATSVTAAAVAAAFAPAAFADEASFSDVSDRYAEAVNFLTGQGITQGTTATTFGTSSDIIRADAAVLIARTLGFAEDGEYAESGFTDVPARAKWAVDALKEYGIVNGYDEDTFGSSDKLTRAQTAIMLANAAGLDVNMNVTKTAFTDVNEANAPYVDALVKAGITQGKTDTSFGAYANVTRGEMALFINRAKEFFGYMDLAVMHTNDTHSYLERAPYYATAIKDIRESYDNSILLDAGDVFSGDLYFKLFEGQATLDMMEHLGYDAMTFGNHEFDLGGSEDGHAALANFVSNASFPMVSANVDFSGDDLFDGLQSNTYASNYQDGHIYNGVVLDVNGEEVGVFGLTTEETPDISSVGSVAFSNYIDAAKKSVKAFEDMGVNKIIALTHIGFEDSLVYDNDKELAKRVEGIDIIIGGHTHVTEAPYLSTEFDAPTVISQAFEYGKALGLTDVTFNPWGEVTMYGGEIINTDPQGYPEATTILPDADAQKIVDIYKPAVDELKATPTGASTETVLNGERADVRAKETELGNLITDGMLAKAKEVNPETVIAVQNSGGIRTSIDAGEITYGDVLTVMPFGNALGIMNLTGAEIMTALEHSVSSSPEPSGAFLQVSGMKLEYNSSLPVGERVTKVEVLEGGEYVALDEAKNYYVATNTFTMKGGDGYDVFEAAYLDGRGSEPGIVDYESFIDYLVSLDVVAPTVEGRIVDVATPAAQ